A window of Deltaproteobacteria bacterium genomic DNA:
CCAACGAGTTGGGCGTACCATTGATGGGAACAGCTCTGGTTCATCAGCTTTATCAAAGCCTACAGCGACAAGGGCTCGGTTTAGAGGGCAACCATGCCTTGGTCAAAGCGATTGAAAAAATGAGTGGCGTTGAAGTGGGCGTTCCTCGAGAAGCTCAGGATTGAAGGAACGCTGATACTTCAGCGGCAAACGGTTTAGGTGCCTCATAATGCACCCAATGTCCGGCGCCAGGTATGGTCACTAGGTTTGCGCTCGGGAAATGGGTGCGAATCGTGCTTAGGTCCTCATCACGAATGTAGTCGGATTTCTCGCCTCTTACGAAAAGAGTGGGTCCGGTAAAAGGCTGATTGACCTCAAGCGTTTCATTAATATTGTCGTAGCTCTCAGAAATGGCCTTGAGATGGACCCGCCATTGAAAGCCGCCCTCTGGAAGCCTCTTAGCATTTTTGAGCAGAAAAGCTCGCAGCGAAGCGGTGGGCAGAGCCTTAGCCAATGCATTATCGAGCTCGCCGCGATTTGGTGCACTGAGATCCAAAGACTCTAAAGCCTGGATAATGGGTCTCAAGCTACCGCCGTAGGCGCGAGGTGCGATGTCTGCGATGATGATTTTTTTAAAGACATCGGGTTGTGTAACGGCGGCTTGCATTAAAGCTTTACCGCCCATGGAATGCCCGAGGGCAACTGGGTTATTGAGTTTCGTATACTCAATATAATCGAGTATGTCCTTGCCCATCACCTGGTAATTGAATTCATCGTCGTGAGGAGAGTCGCCATGGTTGCGCTGGTCGACGAGATGCGTTTCATAATCTTTGGCAAACACGTGTTTAGCCAGCGTGCGCCAATTGGTTCCTGAACCAAATAGACCATGAAAGATAAGCAGCGGTGGTCCGCTTCCAAGAACTTCGGCGTGGAGTTTCATAGAAACTATCTACTGGCGGTCACTTGCACATTCAAGACGCTGGCGATTCTATCATCGATATTACTGATGCCGGGGACATGCTCAAGAATCACGGGGGTGTCTTCCTGACTTGTCGTGAGAATCATGGTGCCGGTTCCGAGCAGGATACGCTCTAGGATATCCGGGACCATTTTGTCCCATTTGATAAGTTCGGGGCGATAACGCTTGGCGCGGCTGAAGAAGCCACATCGATGAATGACTTCGTTGGGCCGAAATTCCCAGTAATTTACGCGCGTTTGAACCCATACAAAAATGTAGACAAAGGTGAAGATTCCAAACATCACCATGTAAAAGCCCTGATTCATCACGGGGTTCATCGCATGAAGAAATTTTTGAACCGGAGCGCTTAGGCTGAAGTGGTAGAAGCCATAACCGATGCCGGCACCGAGGATCAAAAGCATCAGGCACCGGTCAGCCGTGAAGTCGAAGGCAATGGTGATAAGATTGAAGATAAATACGGCCATCCAAGCCAGTCCCAAAACCTTGGCAGGGAACAACCCATCAAGACAGGCGCAACCCAATGAGGCCAGCCACGTCATGTAAAAGAATACAACTTTAGGTAAAGGTCGCACGATAACCTTCAGTTGGTTTTCGTACGCTGTATCTACTGAATTTTCAGACATGCATGAGTCCCATTTTTAACCGGCTGTATAGGCCGGTCTGGGACGCGCAGCAATTTTTGAGACAAGCAGATTGAGCCTTGGTTTTAACCGGCCGCTTCAGTGGCTGGGGTATTGCTTTGGGCCGGCTCTTCTTTTGGCTCCGCTTTGGTGTCTTCCTTCTTTTTCTCTTCTTCGGGCTTCTCTTTTGCTTTCTGCATTGAGTTTTTACCCGGCTTGGTCTTCTTGAGCTTGAAGGTCTTCGGAATCACACGCGGCGGCCAATGGTTGTTGGTCAGGTCGGCATCTGCGGTTTCTTGTAGAGGATCCAGCGACAGACTTTTAATCTTATCTTGAGTGACGAAAAGCTTGGAGACTTTCTTGGAGTCACGCCGCCAGATTTCGGCCGGGATGCGATGGATTGCCTTCTTACCGTTCTCGTATTCGATTTCTACAACCAGTGGCATCACCAGGCCGCCATGGTTGTGGAAGTCTACCACATAATAATTTCGCTGACTCTTGAGGAGATCACGCTCGTGTGGGTCCAGCTTCTCGAGCTTGTCTTTGTAAGCTTTCTCGTCTTGCCAAGTTACCGCGAACTCATCGTAGCTATTATAAAAGTCGGCGAGCTCGGGGTATTGGTCGAGACGCGTTTTTTGGCCTTTTTCGATACCAGCGTAGATGGTGGCTGGATTGTCGCGGAGCTTGCGTGCTTTGGCTTTTGGCTTTTCAATTTTTGGATTGGCTGTATCGAGTTCATAGAGTGTCACATCACCAATGGAGATGTCGGTATGATCAGTGCTGTAGAACCAACCGCGCCAAAACCAGTCTAAATCCATGCCTGAGGCATCTTCCATGGTGCGAAAGAAATCAGCGGGCATCGGACGCTTGAATTTCCAGCGATTGGCATATTCCTTAAATGCAAAGTCGAAAAGCTCTCGGCCCATGACGGTGTCCCGAAGCACGGTTAGGGCTGCTGCCGGTTTACCATAAGCATTTGCGCCAAATCGTAGGAGGGATTCCGAGTTGGTCATGATGGGAACTTGGTAGTCGCTCTTCATGTAATTAATCATGTTGCGAGGCAGAGCTTTTTTACGCGGATAGTTTTCTTCCCAGGAACGCTCTGCGATTGTTTGCACGAATGTGTTGATACCTTCATCCATCCAAGTCCATTGGCGTTCGTCTGAATTCACAATCATCGGAAAGTAGAAATGGCCCACCTCGTGGATGATGACGCCGATGAGCCCATACTTGGAGTGTCTCCACTCGCCAGCTTCACGCGGGATATCGAAATAGGTTCCATCTTCCATAGGGCGCGGACCGTTGAAGCAAATCATTGGATATTCCATGCCGCCAACCGGACCATTCACCGAAATAGCTGTGGGGTAGGGATAGTCGAAGGTCATGCGTGAATACGAGTCGATGGTATGCAGTACTGCCTGGGTTGAATATTTACTCCAAAGAGGCTCGGCTTCATTCGGGTAAAAAGACATGCCCATAATGATATTGCCATTTTGGTTGTAGCCCATGGCATCCCAAATAAATTTCCGCGATGAGGCGAAAGCAAAGTCGCGAACGTTCTTTGCCTTGAAACGCCAAGTTTTTGCCTTCTTTGCTGGCTCCTTCTCGGCAGCCGCTGCTTCTTCGGGGGTCACGATATACACGGGAGAATCGGCACGGCGTGCCTCGTCTAAGCGTTTACGCTGCGCTCTGGTTAGTACTGAACTTGCGTTGGCGAGCTCACCGGTAGCTGCAACGATGTGGTCCCCTGGAACCGTAATCGAGACATCGAAGTCTCCAAATTCCAGGGTGAACTCTCCGCGTCCTACAAACTGCTTATGGTGCCAGCCGTTGACGTCGGTATAGGCCGCCATACGCGGATACCAATGAGCGATTTCGTAGATATAGTTTTTGTCTTTTTCGAAATATTCATAGCCGGTGCGTCCCCAAATGACTTTGGCGTTGTTGATATTGTAATCCCAAGCGATGGAGAACTCGATGGAGCGGCCAGGGCGAAGCGGGCGCGGCAAATCGATACGCATCATTGTATCAACAATCGTAAACTTCAGCGCATCGCCGTCATCGTCGAGAACCTTTTGAATTTTATAACCGCCGTCGTAAGTTTCTCGGGCAAGGTAGTAATCGAGGCGTTTGTAGGAGAACTCTTCAAACCCAGGAGCGGTTTGGGTGAGGGAGCTTGTTGAGTCGTGCTCGAAGATGTTTTGGTCAAGCTGGACCCAAAGATACTTGAGCGTATCGGGACTCTTGTTGGTGTAAGTAATATCTGCCTCGCCCATGAGTCGTTGATTGACGTCGTCGAGTGTGGCGCGGATGTTGTAGTCGGCCCGTTGTTGCCAATATTCCGCACCCGGCGCGCCCGATGCTCGGCGGGCTTCATCGGGTGTTGGGAGGATTTCTTCGAGCTGCCTAAACTTATCTTCGGCGATGGAGCGGCCTGCGGCGAACACCACCGAGCCTTGAAAGATACAAAGGCTCAGGGCAACGAATCGTATAAAAACAGAGTTCATGAACAAAATCTCTATTGTTTGGGGAAACTAGGCAGGATGTGGATACCGTCTGAACTCCATCTATACAAGCGTTGTCGAACGAATTAAACGCTTCTTTATGACGCACCGTGTTGTCCCCTTTTTAGAGAGTCCATCTGGTCATCTTGGATTGCCCGTGATACCCCCGCTGCCGATTACGCATTGCTGGAAACCCCCATATTTAGGAGCTACCTGTGAAAACCGACACTCCCCAAACGATTTTCCTGAAGGATTACACCGAACCCAATTACTGGATCGATAATGTCGATTTGAGAATTGAGCTTGGAGAAGATGAAACGTTGGTTCATTCCACACTTTCACTTCGTCGCAATGCGAATAGGCCAGCGGATGCAGCTTTGGTTTTAGATGGCCAAGACATGGAGCTTCGCTCTATCGCTATCGACGGCACCGACCTTGCGGCAGACGATTACGCGGTCGCGGCTGAAACCTTGAACATCAACAAGACGCCAAACGTATTTCAGTTGAGCACGACTGTTGCTCTTAAGCCACAGGAGAACACAGCGCTTGAAGGTCTCTATAAGGCCAGCGGTATATTTTGCACTCAGTGTGAAGCAGAAGGCTTTCGTAAGATTACGTATTACCTAGACCGTCCGGATGTGATGGCCGATTTCACCACAACGATTGTTGGCGATAAGAAGCTCTACCCAGTTCTATTGTCCAACGGTAACCCAGTTGAACGGGGCGACCTTGATGGTGGCAAGCATTTCGTCAAGTGGGTCGACCCATTTAAGAAGCCCGCATACCTCTTCGCGGTTGTTGCAGGTGACCTGAAGCACATTGAAGATAAGTACACCACAACCAGCGGTAGAGAAGTGCTCTTACAGATCTTCGTAGAGCCTGAGAACATTGATAAGTGTGACCACGCCATGCTTGCTCTGAAGCAATCTATGAAGTGGGACGAGGATGTATTCGGTTTAGAATATGACCTAGATATCTACATGATTGTTGCTGTGAACGACTTCAACATGGGAGCAATGGAAAACAAGGGACTCAACGTCTTCAACTCGAAGTATGTTTTGGCTCGTAAAGATACGGCCACCGATACTGACTTTGATGGCATCCAAGGCGTCATTGGCCATGAGTATTTCCACAACTGGTCGGGCAACCGCGTAACTTGCCGAGATTGGTTTCAGCTTAGCCTCAAGGAAGGCTTGACGGTATTTCGAGACCAGGAATTCTCTGCAGATCTCAATAGCCGCGCTGTAAAGCGTATTCAGGATGTGAAGTTGCTTCGCACCCATCAGTTTGCGGAAGATGCAAGCCCGATGAGTCACCCGATTCGCCCTGAAGCATTCATCGAAATCAACAACTTCTACACCCGAACGGTTTACGAAAAAGGCGCGGAAGTGGTGCGCATGTACCATACGCTTCTCGGTGCAGGTGGTTTTCGTAAGGGCATGGACCTTTATTGGGAACGCCATGATGGCCAAGCGGTTACCTGTGATGATTTTGTTTCCGCGATGCAAGATGCCAATGGCGCAGACTTAACTCAGTTTAAGCGCTGGTACAGCCAGTCGGGAACGCCACGTTTGAAGGCGTCGATGGAATATGATGCGGCGGGCGAAACAGCCACTCTGCACTTTGAGCAAAGTTGTCCGCCAACGCCTGGTCAGGAAACCAAGGAAGCTTATGTAATTCCTGTGAAGATGGGATTACTTGGCGCAGACGGCGCAGACATGGCCGTGAGCTTGGAAGCAGGCGGCGAAGCTTTGGCCGAGCGTGTGATTGAAGTTCGTGAGACCAAGCAGTCGGTGACCTTTCATGGTGTGAAAGAGAAACCAGTGCCGTCGTTATTGCGTGGGTTTTCTGCTCCCGTAATTCTTGATTTTGCATACGATGACGCAGACCTAGCGTTCTTGCTCGCCAATGACTCGGATTCTTTCAGTCGCTGGGAAGCAGGCCAAACACTCGGCATTCGCGTAATCATGGGCATGATTGAAGATCTACGTGCTGGTAAAGAGCCCCAAATCCCTGAATTGGTAGTCGAAGCTTTCCGTAGACTTCTTACGACAGAGGGGCTTGATAAGGCGCTGCTGGCAGAGTCATTGACGTTGCCGTCGGAAGCTTATCTCGCAGAGAAAATGGAAGTCGTGGATGTGGATAATATCCATGCTGCTCGTAAGTTACTCAAGGGACACCTTGCAACTTCGTTGCGCGCTGAGTTCGAGACCGTCTTTAACGCCAACCAGGAAGAAGCTGAGTATACTTTCGATGCGGAAAGTGTCGGCCGTCGTGATTTAAAGAACACAACATTAAGCTATTTGATGGAGCTTGATGATGCTGCAATCACCACGCGCTGTTTCAATCAGTATGAGGCAGCTCATAATATGACTGACGTGATGGCTGCTCTTGGTAATCTTGCAGACACGGATACTGAAGAGCGAACAAATGCTTTTGCTGCATTTTATGACAAGTGGCAAGACGATGCGCTCGTGACCAATAAGTGGTTTTCACTGCAGGCGATGGCTGACCGTGAAACAGTGCTTGATGAAGTCAAAGCACTCACAAAGCATCCAGCATTCAGCATGACCAACCCGAACCGTTTACGGTCTTTGATTGGTGTGTTTTGTATGGGTAACCGAGTCCACTTCCATGCATTGGACGGATCGGGCTATAGCTTCTTGGGTGATACGATTTTAGCGCTCAATGACATCAACCCACAGGTTGCGGCTCGTTTGATGAGAATCTTGGCCAATTGGCGACGTTTCGATGAGAAGCGCCAAGCATTGATTAAGGTGCAGCTAGAGCGAATTGTTGCTCACGATGGATTGTCTAAGGATGTATTCGAGGTTGCCTCGAAGAGCCTTGCGTAAGGCTCATTTCAAAACGGAGTCAGCAGCCCCAGGCTGGGCTGTTCCCTATCTATGCTATTTCACTGATCTCGAGTTTATAGACCCATGAAGGGGAGAGCATAACTCTCCCCTTTGTCATGGTCTATTAGAACCCAAGATAGATTGGGTTAGAGAATGAGTAGGAGCTGGTGTAGCCGCTGAAGCTGGCAGATTTAATACTGCTGCTTGAGCCAAAGGCCCCGGAACCAAAGTTCATCGAG
This region includes:
- a CDS encoding alpha/beta fold hydrolase; this translates as MKLHAEVLGSGPPLLIFHGLFGSGTNWRTLAKHVFAKDYETHLVDQRNHGDSPHDDEFNYQVMGKDILDYIEYTKLNNPVALGHSMGGKALMQAAVTQPDVFKKIIIADIAPRAYGGSLRPIIQALESLDLSAPNRGELDNALAKALPTASLRAFLLKNAKRLPEGGFQWRVHLKAISESYDNINETLEVNQPFTGPTLFVRGEKSDYIRDEDLSTIRTHFPSANLVTIPGAGHWVHYEAPKPFAAEVSAFLQS
- a CDS encoding M1 family metallopeptidase gives rise to the protein MNSVFIRFVALSLCIFQGSVVFAAGRSIAEDKFRQLEEILPTPDEARRASGAPGAEYWQQRADYNIRATLDDVNQRLMGEADITYTNKSPDTLKYLWVQLDQNIFEHDSTSSLTQTAPGFEEFSYKRLDYYLARETYDGGYKIQKVLDDDGDALKFTIVDTMMRIDLPRPLRPGRSIEFSIAWDYNINNAKVIWGRTGYEYFEKDKNYIYEIAHWYPRMAAYTDVNGWHHKQFVGRGEFTLEFGDFDVSITVPGDHIVAATGELANASSVLTRAQRKRLDEARRADSPVYIVTPEEAAAAEKEPAKKAKTWRFKAKNVRDFAFASSRKFIWDAMGYNQNGNIIMGMSFYPNEAEPLWSKYSTQAVLHTIDSYSRMTFDYPYPTAISVNGPVGGMEYPMICFNGPRPMEDGTYFDIPREAGEWRHSKYGLIGVIIHEVGHFYFPMIVNSDERQWTWMDEGINTFVQTIAERSWEENYPRKKALPRNMINYMKSDYQVPIMTNSESLLRFGANAYGKPAAALTVLRDTVMGRELFDFAFKEYANRWKFKRPMPADFFRTMEDASGMDLDWFWRGWFYSTDHTDISIGDVTLYELDTANPKIEKPKAKARKLRDNPATIYAGIEKGQKTRLDQYPELADFYNSYDEFAVTWQDEKAYKDKLEKLDPHERDLLKSQRNYYVVDFHNHGGLVMPLVVEIEYENGKKAIHRIPAEIWRRDSKKVSKLFVTQDKIKSLSLDPLQETADADLTNNHWPPRVIPKTFKLKKTKPGKNSMQKAKEKPEEEKKKEDTKAEPKEEPAQSNTPATEAAG
- the pepN gene encoding aminopeptidase N codes for the protein MKTDTPQTIFLKDYTEPNYWIDNVDLRIELGEDETLVHSTLSLRRNANRPADAALVLDGQDMELRSIAIDGTDLAADDYAVAAETLNINKTPNVFQLSTTVALKPQENTALEGLYKASGIFCTQCEAEGFRKITYYLDRPDVMADFTTTIVGDKKLYPVLLSNGNPVERGDLDGGKHFVKWVDPFKKPAYLFAVVAGDLKHIEDKYTTTSGREVLLQIFVEPENIDKCDHAMLALKQSMKWDEDVFGLEYDLDIYMIVAVNDFNMGAMENKGLNVFNSKYVLARKDTATDTDFDGIQGVIGHEYFHNWSGNRVTCRDWFQLSLKEGLTVFRDQEFSADLNSRAVKRIQDVKLLRTHQFAEDASPMSHPIRPEAFIEINNFYTRTVYEKGAEVVRMYHTLLGAGGFRKGMDLYWERHDGQAVTCDDFVSAMQDANGADLTQFKRWYSQSGTPRLKASMEYDAAGETATLHFEQSCPPTPGQETKEAYVIPVKMGLLGADGADMAVSLEAGGEALAERVIEVRETKQSVTFHGVKEKPVPSLLRGFSAPVILDFAYDDADLAFLLANDSDSFSRWEAGQTLGIRVIMGMIEDLRAGKEPQIPELVVEAFRRLLTTEGLDKALLAESLTLPSEAYLAEKMEVVDVDNIHAARKLLKGHLATSLRAEFETVFNANQEEAEYTFDAESVGRRDLKNTTLSYLMELDDAAITTRCFNQYEAAHNMTDVMAALGNLADTDTEERTNAFAAFYDKWQDDALVTNKWFSLQAMADRETVLDEVKALTKHPAFSMTNPNRLRSLIGVFCMGNRVHFHALDGSGYSFLGDTILALNDINPQVAARLMRILANWRRFDEKRQALIKVQLERIVAHDGLSKDVFEVASKSLA